In a single window of the Dinghuibacter silviterrae genome:
- a CDS encoding glycosyl hydrolase, producing the protein MTKTVCFLATLAILVSCAKKSATPVTTGGSTDTTGSTTSTTHSAKKGGCFSTNTTNGTWQGDLVSLNAQWFYTWGTPLPPSPPKGMEFVPMFWGAGNVTAANITLVQQMKTQGTAKYVLGFNEPDQSGQSNMTVSQALALWPQLESIGLPLGSPAVSYPTVTWFTEFMDSVAAEHLRVDFICVHMYVGLDANNFVQVLQTLYNQYHLPIWVTEFASADWNATSPTNNVYNAGQVLGFMQSLLPKLDSLSFVQRYSWFSGDPNSAALWPSAMVDANGQLTTLGSWYAGH; encoded by the coding sequence ATGACAAAAACCGTTTGCTTCCTGGCCACATTGGCGATCCTGGTTTCTTGCGCCAAAAAAAGCGCCACCCCCGTCACCACCGGCGGGTCCACCGACACGACCGGGTCGACGACCAGTACAACTCATTCCGCCAAAAAAGGGGGCTGTTTCAGCACCAACACGACCAACGGCACCTGGCAAGGCGACCTCGTCTCGCTCAATGCGCAATGGTTCTATACGTGGGGCACACCCCTCCCCCCTTCGCCCCCAAAGGGTATGGAATTCGTACCGATGTTTTGGGGGGCCGGTAATGTGACCGCGGCCAACATCACCCTCGTCCAACAGATGAAGACACAGGGCACCGCAAAATATGTCCTGGGTTTTAACGAACCCGACCAGTCCGGTCAGTCTAACATGACCGTCTCCCAGGCGCTGGCACTTTGGCCCCAGCTCGAAAGCATCGGCCTGCCCCTGGGCAGCCCCGCCGTTTCCTACCCCACCGTGACTTGGTTTACGGAATTCATGGACTCGGTGGCCGCCGAACACCTCCGCGTCGACTTTATCTGTGTGCACATGTATGTCGGCCTGGATGCCAATAATTTCGTACAGGTGCTCCAAACCCTCTACAACCAATACCATTTACCCATCTGGGTCACCGAATTCGCCAGCGCCGACTGGAATGCCACCAGCCCCACCAACAATGTGTACAACGCCGGTCAGGTGCTGGGCTTTATGCAAAGCCTTTTGCCAAAGCTGGACAGCCTTTCCTTCGTCCAACGGTACTCCTGGTTCTCGGGCGACCCCAACAGCGCGGCCCTCTGGCCCTCTGCCATGGTCGACGCGAACGGGCAGTTGACCACCCTGGGCAGTTGGTATGCCGGGCACTAG
- a CDS encoding TolB-like translocation protein, whose translation MKTIFVLLLTACSPAVFAQTAVVDSTALPQVFAPGVVSTPYEEWATSFSPDGRTVYWSAGGVYWTICASERVGDAWSKPWVLPFSGAWNDTDPFITPDGQRLFFISNRPLVKGAGQAPRKNFHIWFVDRLPSGGWSEPRHLDAPVNEEGVSNFAPCVTRSGDLYFCSRDRDGHNGMNGFYARWTGSGYETPRLILPAGVDGLQDPFVSADSRYMVFINGNDLYVSYRQGDTWSAAQKLGPQVNDGAGNSSPYVSPDGSRLYYSSNRVRGLYKRDRDHTLDYDGLTRELQSPLNGSGNILVIPVHLPAAT comes from the coding sequence ATGAAGACCATCTTTGTCCTTCTTTTGACCGCCTGCTCCCCGGCCGTTTTTGCGCAAACCGCCGTGGTCGATTCCACCGCCCTGCCCCAGGTCTTTGCCCCCGGGGTCGTTTCCACCCCTTACGAGGAATGGGCCACGTCTTTTAGTCCCGACGGGCGGACCGTATATTGGTCTGCCGGTGGCGTCTACTGGACGATCTGCGCGTCCGAACGCGTGGGCGACGCCTGGTCCAAACCATGGGTCCTTCCGTTTTCCGGGGCCTGGAACGACACCGATCCCTTTATCACCCCTGATGGCCAAAGGCTCTTTTTTATATCCAACCGGCCGCTTGTCAAAGGCGCGGGTCAAGCCCCACGCAAGAACTTCCACATTTGGTTCGTAGACCGGCTCCCTTCCGGTGGCTGGTCCGAACCCCGCCACCTCGACGCCCCCGTTAACGAAGAGGGCGTCAGCAATTTCGCCCCCTGCGTCACACGCTCGGGCGACCTCTATTTCTGTTCCCGCGACAGGGACGGACACAACGGCATGAACGGCTTCTACGCCCGTTGGACGGGGAGCGGGTACGAGACGCCCCGGCTCATTTTGCCTGCCGGTGTAGACGGTCTCCAGGATCCTTTTGTATCGGCCGACAGCCGGTACATGGTCTTTATCAATGGGAACGATCTTTATGTATCCTACCGGCAGGGCGACACCTGGTCCGCCGCCCAAAAGCTCGGCCCCCAGGTCAACGACGGAGCGGGAAACTCATCCCCCTACGTCAGCCCCGACGGCAGCCGGTTGTACTATTCAAGCAACCGCGTTCGGGGGCTTTACAAACGCGACCGGGACCATACCCTGGATTATGACGGCCTGACCCGGGAGCTGCAAAGCCCCCTCAACGGGTCGGGGAATATCCTCGTGATACCGGTGCATTTGCCAGCGGCCACTTAA
- a CDS encoding NAD-dependent epimerase/dehydratase family protein, with the protein MTDIKAIITGATGMVGEGVLHVCLQDPRVSAVLVINRKPLGIQHPKLREVIHADFFDLSAIESLLRGYNACFFCLGVSSVGMKEPDYYRVTHTLTLNVATSLVRLNPDMTFCYISGAGTDSSEKGRSMWARVKGKTENDLLQLPFRRAFALRPGFIKPIPGLQNAHSFYNYINWLFPLGRALYPSGFCTLTELGRAMIHLAEEGYDKKILSGKDIIALGK; encoded by the coding sequence ATGACGGACATCAAAGCAATCATCACGGGCGCCACGGGGATGGTGGGCGAAGGCGTACTGCACGTCTGCCTCCAGGACCCGAGGGTCAGCGCCGTGCTGGTCATCAACCGCAAACCGCTGGGCATACAACACCCAAAGCTCAGGGAGGTCATCCATGCAGACTTTTTCGACCTGTCGGCGATCGAGTCGTTGCTAAGAGGGTACAATGCCTGTTTCTTTTGTCTGGGCGTTTCCTCCGTCGGGATGAAAGAGCCGGACTATTACAGGGTTACCCATACCCTGACCCTGAACGTGGCGACCTCGCTCGTACGGCTCAACCCGGACATGACCTTTTGTTACATATCGGGGGCGGGTACCGACAGCAGCGAAAAGGGCCGGAGCATGTGGGCGAGGGTCAAGGGCAAAACGGAAAATGACCTTTTGCAACTCCCCTTCCGCCGCGCCTTTGCCTTGCGGCCGGGGTTTATAAAACCCATACCGGGGCTGCAAAACGCGCATTCGTTTTACAACTACATCAACTGGCTTTTTCCCCTGGGAAGGGCCCTGTATCCTTCGGGTTTTTGTACGCTGACCGAGCTTGGCCGGGCGATGATCCACCTGGCGGAGGAAGGGTATGACAAAAAAATATTGTCCGGGAAGGACATTATCGCATTGGGCAAATGA
- a CDS encoding helix-turn-helix domain-containing protein: protein MSVFSIQDIFFSCTDVAEYSGEHFASEHGLARIISGEMQVSEADRSYILSPGQTVLFSRNRLARFVKNPLGDGTFRMITVFFRQTFLAQYYAAHTVRRDAVRMKDVLCFPPTPLLDSFFTSLLPYEELNGALPEELVGLKLTEAVTILRPLDPAVDGLLSDFSEPGKIDLADFMEKNFAFNISLEKFAYLTGRSLATFKRDFRKTFQTPPQKWLLERRLRQAHFLITERKLKPSEACMEVGFENLSHFSTTFKQQFGYNPSSLTR from the coding sequence ATGAGCGTCTTTAGCATACAGGATATCTTTTTTTCGTGTACGGACGTTGCCGAGTACAGCGGCGAACACTTCGCGTCCGAACACGGGCTGGCGCGTATCATTTCCGGGGAAATGCAGGTGTCGGAGGCGGACCGGAGCTATATCCTGTCGCCGGGTCAAACGGTGCTGTTTAGCAGAAACCGGTTGGCAAGGTTTGTCAAAAACCCGCTGGGCGACGGCACCTTCCGGATGATTACGGTTTTTTTCAGACAAACGTTCCTTGCACAATACTATGCGGCGCACACGGTCCGCAGGGATGCGGTGCGGATGAAGGATGTCCTGTGTTTCCCGCCCACGCCTTTATTGGATAGCTTTTTTACCTCTCTTTTGCCGTACGAGGAGTTGAACGGCGCGCTACCGGAGGAATTGGTGGGGCTGAAGCTGACCGAGGCCGTCACTATCCTAAGGCCCCTGGATCCGGCAGTAGATGGTCTTTTATCGGATTTTTCGGAACCGGGTAAGATCGACCTGGCGGATTTCATGGAGAAAAATTTTGCCTTCAACATCAGCCTGGAAAAATTCGCCTACCTGACGGGGCGGAGCCTGGCGACCTTTAAACGGGATTTTCGGAAGACCTTTCAAACGCCTCCGCAAAAGTGGCTACTGGAGCGTCGCCTGAGACAAGCCCATTTCCTGATCACCGAGAGGAAGCTAAAGCCATCGGAAGCTTGTATGGAAGTGGGTTTTGAAAACCTCTCTCACTTTTCCACGACCTTCAAACAACAGTTTGGGTACAATCCGTCGAGCCTGACCCGCTGA